One genomic window of Deltaproteobacteria bacterium includes the following:
- a CDS encoding SDR family oxidoreductase, with the protein MDLGLEGKCILLIGAGRGLGGAAAVAIARERAQVAVVARTRADVEARARECEAAGAQKALAIVADATDGAQLDAAIEQTVAKLGGIDALVTLVGGSQPGGSADLSDADWRSVYDRNLWPAIRASRSALPHLELGAARRGFPKAIREMSVILHVASIYGREGGGTISYNTAKAALISLAHEQARELASRGIRVLSVAPGSILHPGGSWERRKQADPAGIAAFVQSEIPFGRFGTAEEIGDTIAFLVSPRASWIAGACVVVDGAQSRSF; encoded by the coding sequence ATGGATCTCGGTCTCGAAGGAAAGTGCATCTTGCTGATCGGCGCCGGCCGCGGACTGGGTGGAGCGGCGGCGGTCGCCATCGCTCGCGAGCGCGCCCAGGTTGCGGTCGTGGCGCGCACGCGGGCGGACGTCGAGGCGCGGGCGCGAGAGTGCGAGGCGGCCGGAGCGCAGAAGGCCCTCGCCATCGTGGCCGACGCGACCGATGGCGCGCAGCTCGATGCGGCCATCGAGCAAACCGTAGCGAAGCTCGGCGGGATCGACGCGCTGGTCACTCTGGTGGGCGGCTCGCAACCGGGCGGGTCAGCCGACCTCTCCGATGCGGATTGGCGTTCGGTCTACGACCGGAACCTCTGGCCCGCGATCCGCGCCAGTCGATCGGCGCTACCGCACCTCGAGCTTGGCGCCGCCCGCCGGGGCTTTCCCAAAGCCATTCGGGAGATGAGCGTCATCCTCCACGTCGCAAGCATCTACGGCCGCGAAGGCGGTGGCACGATCAGCTACAACACCGCGAAGGCGGCGCTGATCTCGCTGGCGCACGAGCAGGCGCGCGAGCTGGCGTCGCGCGGCATCCGCGTGCTCTCGGTGGCGCCGGGCAGCATCCTGCACCCGGGAGGCTCGTGGGAGCGGCGAAAGCAAGCCGACCCGGCGGGAATCGCGGCGTTCGTCCAAAGCGAGATCCCGTTCGGCAGATTCGGCACCGCCGAGGAGATCGGCGACACCATTGCCTTCCTGGTCAGCCCCCGGGCGAGCTGGATTGCCGGTGCCTGCGTGGTGGTCGACGGGGCGCAGTCGCGCTCTTTCTGA